The Chitinophaga flava genome has a segment encoding these proteins:
- a CDS encoding CHAT domain-containing protein, which yields MAEVGIYTPLLRRWLLLLAVPLLCSAFQAAPPDSLSILLRQYRNSNQLAPWIYTQLQWQASPSRKAALLQQAPANAWRAPQTDEEQQAWLDLLINQGYMLLLSGDIVSSTDAYQQAFEWAGKHPAIADESLVLEYILKPLGNNYTRLGDYEQALFIHQKALALATSLQDQTALADTYSNLANTSASMGNLQQSLRYCQEGFRTASPNSALYGLLHSEEADAHSRLHQDNAARHSIQESIRILQQQPATNKEAIHWLFMAYQQAGDIYLSTPVTAETYYRKALLYARQQHLVRKREQAKLYLRLGQLYIQQHQPVSALAWLDSCANILLPGKTPSRLQAADMYGEYTLLDMLFARATAYVQLQQPQAAMQAFHLCFAVENRLRNEYVSAASKEMAVSDSRSRYEAAIDAAWQYWQQTKAQPYQQYILEFMEGSKSQLLWEEMQGQSILRNDSTGKRIRRLEQALVFYRKEALQDGGTDSLLQAQQQRISWELATLKKKMPALVSDTLPLPALLKLLPPQQVVRSYFAGASALYTIELDAHGIRFTDRQAISAQWYDSLLYFRQHFFDNGPQAMINAPRDWYNSAYRIYHQLFSQHPLPRNTTCILMPDGILGMLPIEALITKAAYSAAVSKWPFLVKEATIAYAYSLRTWQAQHRSQANNSGFSGFFIVQQPNGLPDLKGAGEEKERIAPAINNGSWYLNEQATVADFRRALSRSAVVHISTHAFTRQHNIPAPHIALYDAPFYLFELNGLEHRPAMVVLSACGTGDGNLVTGEGIRSMAHAFIAAGTPAVVAASWNVQDATTPRLMQNFYTALTTQPNAAIALQQSKINWLDNLDVTDLQKLPYFWAALHFEGNTLALQEGITAKQRPNWYWLVPIAFMLIGWLIISRKKNNRQ from the coding sequence ATGGCTGAAGTAGGCATATATACCCCCCTGTTGAGAAGATGGTTGCTGCTGCTGGCAGTCCCTCTCTTATGCTCCGCTTTTCAGGCGGCACCTCCCGACAGCCTGTCTATTTTGCTGCGCCAGTATCGCAACAGCAACCAGCTGGCACCCTGGATATATACGCAACTGCAATGGCAGGCATCCCCCTCCCGTAAAGCAGCCCTGTTGCAACAGGCACCAGCCAACGCATGGCGTGCACCACAAACTGACGAAGAGCAACAGGCATGGCTGGACCTGCTCATCAACCAGGGTTATATGCTGCTATTGAGCGGCGATATTGTATCTTCTACGGATGCGTATCAACAGGCATTTGAATGGGCCGGGAAACATCCTGCCATTGCCGATGAAAGCCTGGTACTGGAATATATCCTCAAACCATTGGGCAACAATTACACCCGCCTCGGTGATTATGAGCAGGCGCTTTTTATTCATCAGAAAGCACTGGCACTGGCCACGAGCCTTCAGGATCAAACCGCACTGGCAGACACATACAGCAATCTCGCCAACACCAGCGCCAGTATGGGCAATCTGCAACAGTCACTCCGCTATTGTCAGGAAGGGTTTAGAACCGCCAGTCCTAACAGTGCCCTCTATGGGCTGCTACACTCAGAAGAAGCCGATGCCCACTCCCGCCTGCATCAGGATAATGCCGCCAGACACAGCATACAGGAAAGCATCCGTATCCTGCAACAACAACCCGCTACCAACAAAGAAGCCATACACTGGCTGTTTATGGCTTACCAACAGGCAGGAGATATTTACCTCTCCACTCCCGTCACTGCAGAAACCTATTACCGTAAAGCCCTTCTGTATGCCCGGCAACAACATCTTGTTAGAAAAAGAGAGCAGGCTAAATTATATCTGCGGCTGGGACAACTTTATATTCAGCAACATCAACCCGTTAGCGCCCTGGCCTGGCTGGACAGCTGCGCCAATATCCTGTTGCCAGGAAAAACACCTTCCCGGTTACAAGCTGCAGATATGTATGGCGAATACACCCTACTGGACATGCTGTTTGCCCGTGCCACCGCCTATGTACAGCTGCAACAGCCACAGGCCGCCATGCAGGCCTTCCACCTGTGTTTTGCAGTGGAAAACAGGCTTCGGAACGAATATGTGTCAGCAGCGTCTAAAGAGATGGCCGTTTCAGATAGCCGTTCCCGTTATGAGGCAGCCATTGATGCCGCCTGGCAATACTGGCAGCAAACCAAAGCGCAACCGTATCAGCAGTATATACTGGAGTTTATGGAAGGCAGCAAATCGCAGCTGCTATGGGAAGAGATGCAGGGACAGAGCATCCTGCGGAATGACAGTACCGGCAAACGTATACGCCGCCTGGAACAGGCGCTGGTGTTTTACCGTAAAGAGGCATTGCAGGATGGAGGTACCGACAGCCTGTTACAAGCACAGCAACAACGGATAAGCTGGGAGCTGGCCACGTTGAAAAAGAAAATGCCTGCACTTGTCAGTGATACCTTGCCACTGCCGGCCCTGTTAAAGTTATTGCCTCCTCAACAGGTGGTGCGCAGCTACTTTGCCGGCGCCAGCGCCCTCTATACTATAGAGCTGGATGCCCATGGCATCCGCTTTACAGACCGGCAAGCCATATCAGCACAGTGGTACGACAGCCTCCTGTATTTCCGGCAGCACTTTTTTGACAACGGCCCACAGGCCATGATCAACGCACCCCGTGACTGGTATAACAGTGCCTACCGTATCTATCACCAGCTGTTCAGTCAACATCCGCTACCACGTAACACTACCTGTATCCTCATGCCCGACGGGATATTGGGAATGCTTCCCATAGAGGCACTGATAACCAAAGCAGCATATTCCGCCGCTGTCAGCAAGTGGCCTTTCCTGGTGAAGGAAGCCACTATCGCCTACGCCTACTCGTTGCGTACCTGGCAGGCACAACACCGCAGCCAGGCCAACAACAGTGGTTTCAGTGGCTTCTTCATTGTACAGCAGCCCAATGGGCTGCCCGACCTTAAAGGCGCAGGAGAAGAGAAAGAACGGATTGCACCAGCGATCAACAACGGCTCCTGGTATCTCAACGAACAGGCTACCGTGGCAGATTTCCGGCGGGCTCTGTCGCGCTCCGCTGTTGTACATATCAGTACCCATGCCTTTACCCGGCAACATAATATCCCTGCTCCGCATATCGCCCTGTATGATGCGCCTTTTTACCTGTTTGAGCTTAACGGTCTGGAGCACCGGCCGGCCATGGTTGTACTGAGTGCCTGTGGTACCGGCGATGGCAACCTGGTAACCGGCGAAGGTATCCGCAGTATGGCACATGCCTTTATCGCTGCCGGCACACCTGCCGTAGTAGCCGCCTCCTGGAATGTGCAGGATGCCACCACGCCACGCCTGATGCAGAACTTCTACACCGCCCTCACCACGCAGCCCAACGCTGCCATTGCCCTGCAACAATCTAAAATTAACTGGCTGGACAATCTCGATGTAACAGATCTGCAAAAACTACCCTATTTCTGGGCAGCACTCCATTTCGAAGGTAATACTCTGGCCCTTCAGGAAGGTATCACCGCAAAACAGCGACCCAACTGGTATTGGCTGGTACCCATAGCATTCATGTTGATAGGATGGCTGATCATCTCCCGTAAAAAAAATAACAGGCAATAG
- a CDS encoding RNA polymerase sigma factor, giving the protein MTTHPDQRYLDGLLSNDTRLVREIYERFARKIRRFITQHQGSEEDAADIFQEAIMDLYYQVRHKELRLTYPFEPFFLLICKRKWLNELKKRGRQPVTKKLDDLYDVGEDVFAAAEKVVQEEAQAGMFLEQFARLGEKCREILGRYLTGEAQEQIALAMGVTYGYLRKKKSECMATLLSYVQKQQTRL; this is encoded by the coding sequence ATGACTACTCACCCCGATCAGCGGTATCTTGATGGTCTGCTCAGCAACGACACCCGGCTGGTACGGGAGATCTATGAGCGTTTTGCCAGAAAAATCAGGCGATTTATTACACAGCACCAGGGTTCGGAAGAAGATGCGGCCGATATTTTCCAGGAGGCTATTATGGACTTGTACTATCAGGTCCGGCATAAGGAGCTGCGGCTAACCTATCCTTTTGAACCATTTTTCCTGTTGATCTGTAAACGGAAGTGGCTCAATGAGCTGAAAAAAAGAGGCCGTCAGCCGGTAACAAAAAAGCTCGACGATTTATATGATGTAGGAGAAGATGTTTTTGCGGCGGCAGAAAAGGTGGTGCAAGAGGAAGCACAGGCCGGAATGTTCCTGGAACAGTTTGCCAGGTTAGGGGAAAAATGCCGGGAAATACTAGGGCGTTACCTGACCGGAGAAGCACAGGAACAGATCGCACTGGCCATGGGCGTCACTTACGGTTATTTGCGAAAAAAGAAATCCGAATGTATGGCAACATTGTTATCATATGTACAGAAACAACAAACCAGGCTGTAA
- a CDS encoding tetratricopeptide repeat protein, whose product MGAYSNEDVIRFVEDDMLPEERRRFVAAMAEDSELSAAVSTYQLLKETLSRRLPEDVHAAELRRELKRRRQEFFSRPGKVIAIRRLVAAAAGVAAIVMVILLLRHTGKADYMGTYGHVDMQVSVERGSNQDSLLQSAALFFNEQAYDKAIPILDQYLRTDSSSATALFYRGIARLRSGAISDGLNDLDQVFRGASLFKYDAAFYTALYYAQQQDKKDALAWLRKIPADAAIAGKAAALEKDLKN is encoded by the coding sequence ATGGGGGCTTATAGTAACGAAGATGTTATCCGTTTTGTAGAAGATGATATGCTGCCGGAAGAACGGCGGCGTTTTGTGGCTGCTATGGCAGAAGATTCAGAGTTATCTGCGGCGGTGTCTACTTATCAGCTGCTGAAGGAAACATTATCGCGGCGGCTGCCGGAAGATGTCCATGCTGCTGAACTGCGCAGGGAGCTGAAACGGCGCCGGCAGGAGTTTTTCAGCCGTCCCGGAAAAGTCATTGCTATCAGGCGGCTGGTGGCGGCAGCAGCGGGAGTAGCGGCTATTGTGATGGTGATACTATTATTGCGGCATACAGGAAAAGCGGATTATATGGGCACCTATGGCCATGTTGATATGCAGGTGTCTGTGGAAAGGGGGAGCAATCAGGATTCCCTGCTGCAGTCGGCTGCGCTGTTTTTTAATGAACAGGCTTATGATAAAGCTATTCCTATCCTCGATCAATACCTGCGGACAGACAGTAGTAGTGCTACTGCCTTGTTTTACCGCGGTATTGCCCGGCTGCGTTCCGGCGCCATCTCCGACGGGCTGAACGATCTGGACCAGGTATTCCGGGGCGCATCGCTCTTTAAATACGATGCTGCTTTTTATACGGCATTGTATTATGCGCAGCAGCAGGACAAAAAAGATGCCCTGGCATGGCTGCGCAAAATACCTGCAGACGCAGCTATAGCGGGTAAGGCGGCTGCGCTCGAAAAAGATCTGAAAAACTAG
- a CDS encoding VOC family protein, producing MKNTILLLFFAIMGVSTSIQAQTKKYPSLNHIAIYVVNLEQSTTFYRDVIGLEVMDEPFKDGRHSWFRVGEHSQLHIISGAATATVHPKDTHLCFSVPSMKAFIAVLEKNHITYEDWPGRPNTINKRVDGVQQIYFRDPDGYWIEINDDKY from the coding sequence ATGAAAAACACGATTCTTCTTCTTTTCTTTGCCATCATGGGAGTTTCCACGAGCATTCAAGCACAGACAAAAAAATATCCGTCGCTTAATCACATCGCGATCTATGTAGTCAACCTGGAACAAAGTACCACCTTCTACCGGGATGTAATAGGACTGGAAGTGATGGACGAACCTTTTAAAGACGGGCGCCACAGCTGGTTTAGAGTAGGTGAACACAGCCAGCTACATATTATTTCAGGAGCCGCCACAGCAACAGTGCATCCCAAAGATACCCACCTCTGCTTCAGCGTGCCTTCCATGAAAGCGTTTATCGCCGTACTGGAGAAAAATCATATTACTTATGAAGACTGGCCCGGCAGACCCAATACCATCAATAAAAGGGTAGATGGCGTACAACAGATTTATTTCCGGGACCCCGATGGTTACTGGATTGAAATCAATGACGATAAATACTAG
- a CDS encoding TPM domain-containing protein translates to MRNVLFLFFVSLLLSCTSKKTKYTVADVPDPKKNGGGYISNPDHLLSSQMTNDLNSQLAGLDAGGKAQVAMVLLHSIGDNEPRDFAHKLFNYWKIGNAGTNSGLLVLLVEDAHKLVFETGFGLEGEMTDALCFRIQQDYMIPYIKKGDYDQAFQEGLKSISSLLYKGNYAYTETYEVPASPEDSSLMAVSDSKPVTISGEADTSEPVEMVQSLAAIPEATEVSSGDYHELPEPTGWMVFGFFLWLLISAAMMLVFFGKKPPQKKGEPMPIAMNELPNAFLRPRWLGLLLIHITAFLVLGSLYYKRHWSLNFGQIMLIYYAVWTVFLHLSVLLMELRASVVLRGKDRHGCWQDWARAMDKLRIARYIFPLPFFWLYMYWRKRRLDQMRNDPYECPHCRTALHKLSETDEDPYLDKAQVIEENLSSVDYDVWKCDTCDYRLVLDYTSVRTKMAECPTCMHKTLECTHVITKKRATTRAAGWGVKTYACAACSYVHDYTFEIPRIRESSSSSSSSSSSSSSSSWGGGSSGGGGASSSW, encoded by the coding sequence ATGCGAAATGTCCTGTTCCTGTTTTTTGTTTCCCTGCTGCTGTCCTGTACCAGTAAAAAAACAAAGTATACTGTAGCTGATGTGCCAGACCCCAAAAAAAATGGCGGCGGATATATCAGTAACCCTGATCATCTTCTCTCCAGCCAGATGACAAACGATCTCAATAGTCAGCTGGCGGGGCTGGATGCGGGCGGAAAAGCACAGGTGGCCATGGTGCTGCTACACTCTATCGGGGATAATGAACCACGGGATTTTGCACATAAACTGTTCAACTACTGGAAAATAGGAAATGCCGGCACCAACAGTGGTCTGCTGGTATTGCTGGTGGAAGATGCCCACAAACTTGTATTTGAAACAGGCTTTGGCCTGGAAGGGGAGATGACCGATGCGCTCTGTTTCCGTATTCAGCAGGACTATATGATCCCCTATATCAAAAAAGGTGATTACGATCAGGCTTTCCAGGAAGGACTCAAATCCATCTCCTCCCTGTTGTACAAGGGTAACTACGCTTATACTGAAACATATGAGGTGCCGGCATCACCGGAAGATAGTTCGCTGATGGCTGTTTCAGACAGCAAACCGGTAACCATATCAGGTGAAGCAGATACATCGGAACCGGTGGAAATGGTACAGTCGCTGGCGGCCATACCGGAGGCGACGGAGGTCTCATCCGGTGATTATCATGAGCTGCCCGAACCCACCGGCTGGATGGTTTTTGGGTTCTTCCTCTGGCTGTTAATATCCGCAGCGATGATGTTAGTGTTTTTTGGGAAAAAGCCACCACAGAAGAAAGGCGAGCCCATGCCCATAGCCATGAACGAGCTGCCGAATGCCTTTCTCCGGCCCCGCTGGCTGGGATTGTTACTGATCCATATCACGGCGTTTTTGGTGCTCGGATCTCTGTATTATAAAAGGCACTGGTCCCTGAACTTCGGGCAGATCATGCTGATATATTATGCGGTTTGGACCGTGTTTTTACACCTGTCGGTATTGTTGATGGAGCTGAGGGCTTCCGTGGTTTTGCGTGGAAAAGACCGGCATGGCTGCTGGCAGGATTGGGCCCGTGCGATGGATAAACTGCGGATAGCCCGTTATATTTTCCCATTGCCTTTTTTCTGGCTGTATATGTACTGGCGCAAACGCCGGTTAGATCAGATGCGTAATGATCCGTACGAGTGCCCGCACTGCCGTACCGCTTTACATAAGTTGAGTGAAACAGATGAAGACCCTTATCTGGATAAGGCCCAGGTCATAGAAGAAAACCTTTCTTCTGTGGATTATGATGTATGGAAATGTGATACCTGCGATTACCGGCTGGTGCTCGACTATACCAGTGTGAGAACAAAAATGGCCGAGTGTCCTACCTGTATGCATAAAACGCTGGAATGTACCCATGTGATCACTAAAAAACGGGCTACAACCAGGGCGGCAGGATGGGGTGTCAAAACCTATGCCTGTGCTGCTTGTAGTTATGTACACGATTATACTTTTGAGATACCGCGTATCCGTGAGTCTTCCTCATCTTCTTCCTCTTCATCATCATCTTCTTCGTCTTCCAGTTGGGGCGGCGGTTCTTCCGGTGGCGGTGGGGCCAGCAGCAGCTGGTAG
- a CDS encoding DUF6515 family protein has product MKNRFYMLFVLIGLLCTTTATGAFAQRHGGGGHMGGMGGGHMMSAPHFSAPRSNFSSPRAVAPVNRGFYRGYRGPVYHGGVYYSHGWYGPGYRRYYRYHPYFFPPIGFYVSTLPYGYFALGAGFGPIYYSNGIYYESDNNDNGYRVVDPPMDAAVPDLPDGASEVQVNGNSYYELNGTFYQEIMTENGRRFKVVGKDGKIGNTVVDPQTNGNNDNGNGNINNDNNSNNNNNNSTAPLPGNIIKDLPQGSRSVQINGQQYFLSPDGMYYQQVNTNNGTGYQLVGKMDAGQ; this is encoded by the coding sequence ATGAAAAACAGATTTTATATGCTGTTTGTGTTGATTGGGCTGTTATGCACAACTACAGCAACCGGCGCCTTTGCCCAAAGACACGGTGGAGGTGGACACATGGGTGGCATGGGAGGAGGCCACATGATGTCTGCACCTCATTTTTCAGCTCCCCGTAGCAATTTCTCTTCGCCCAGAGCCGTTGCTCCTGTAAACAGAGGATTTTATCGTGGCTATCGCGGCCCGGTATATCATGGTGGCGTTTATTATAGCCATGGATGGTATGGACCAGGTTACCGCAGATACTATCGGTACCATCCTTATTTCTTCCCTCCGATAGGCTTTTATGTTTCTACTCTGCCTTACGGTTACTTTGCACTCGGTGCCGGGTTCGGACCTATTTACTATTCCAATGGTATCTATTACGAATCTGACAACAACGACAATGGTTACCGCGTAGTAGATCCTCCTATGGATGCTGCCGTTCCAGACCTGCCAGACGGTGCTTCTGAAGTACAGGTGAACGGTAACAGCTACTACGAACTGAATGGCACCTTCTATCAGGAAATCATGACTGAAAACGGACGACGCTTTAAAGTAGTAGGTAAGGATGGTAAAATCGGGAATACCGTTGTAGATCCACAGACCAACGGCAACAATGATAACGGTAACGGTAACATTAACAACGATAACAACAGCAATAACAACAATAACAATAGTACGGCTCCGCTTCCCGGTAATATTATAAAAGACCTGCCACAAGGTAGCCGCTCCGTACAGATCAACGGACAACAGTACTTCCTGTCACCCGATGGTATGTACTATCAACAGGTTAACACCAACAATGGCACAGGATACCAGCTTGTAGGAAAAATGGATGCTGGCCAGTAA
- a CDS encoding ADP-ribosylglycohydrolase family protein: MQQHITGAFLGIAIGDALGVPVEFKTRSYLREKPILDFIGYGCWNQPPGTFSDDTSLTFCTAESLTHGYNLSLMAITFLKWYRDGYWGAHEQVFDIGHTTRRALQRIGTGTSPLFSGGFEEFENGNGSLMRMMPLALYLAKQDDIRQRYHLVKEVSGITHMHFRSVMACFIYVEFIRNLLTVKDLQEAYQITQAVVNDFIIANQFSPAEVKLFDRILQDNITNLKEDDILSSGYVVYTLESALWCLLNTDNYQDCVLKAVNLGGDTDTVGAVAGAVAGLHYGMANIPPHWIVGIAKSDKIIELSQQFSDALSTPSA; the protein is encoded by the coding sequence ATGCAACAACATATAACAGGTGCATTTCTGGGTATCGCCATAGGCGACGCATTGGGTGTTCCGGTTGAATTCAAGACCAGAAGCTACCTCAGAGAAAAACCTATACTGGACTTTATCGGTTACGGATGCTGGAATCAGCCTCCGGGAACATTTTCAGATGATACCTCACTGACTTTTTGTACAGCGGAAAGTCTCACCCATGGATATAATCTCTCCCTGATGGCCATTACCTTCCTGAAATGGTACCGGGATGGATACTGGGGCGCACATGAACAGGTTTTTGATATTGGTCATACCACCCGTCGTGCTTTACAACGGATTGGCACAGGTACATCTCCTTTGTTTTCCGGTGGTTTTGAAGAATTTGAAAACGGCAACGGTTCTCTGATGCGTATGATGCCGCTGGCACTCTACCTCGCGAAACAGGATGATATACGCCAGCGTTATCATCTTGTTAAAGAAGTTTCCGGCATCACACATATGCATTTCCGGTCTGTAATGGCCTGCTTCATTTATGTGGAGTTTATCCGTAATCTTTTAACAGTAAAGGATTTACAGGAAGCTTACCAGATTACACAGGCAGTCGTGAATGATTTTATTATAGCCAATCAGTTCAGCCCTGCGGAGGTAAAACTTTTTGACCGCATTCTGCAGGATAATATCACCAATCTGAAAGAAGATGATATTCTGAGCTCCGGTTATGTGGTATATACCCTTGAAAGCGCGCTCTGGTGTTTACTGAATACCGATAATTACCAGGATTGTGTGCTGAAGGCAGTCAACCTGGGCGGAGATACGGATACCGTCGGTGCAGTGGCCGGCGCCGTTGCTGGCCTGCATTACGGAATGGCCAACATTCCGCCGCACTGGATAGTAGGTATTGCCAAATCCGATAAAATCATCGAATTGTCACAACAGTTCTCAGATGCATTGAGTACGCCTTCTGCATAA
- a CDS encoding aldo/keto reductase: MQYHQLGPSDLHISEIAYGCMSLGNNDADNARLVHQAIAGGINFFDTADLYDHGRNETTLGKALQGKRKEVIIASKVGNQWREDGSGWDWNPRREYILTAVEESLRRLNTDYIDLYQLHGGTIEDPTDETISAFETLQQQGKIRYYGISSIRPNVIRAFADRSHIVSVMMQYSLLDRRPEESCFSLLEQQGIGVLVRGAVAKGLLVGKIPEAYLNYDAAAVARVAEAIQRIATPDRGPAATALRYVLQQSPVTSAVVGMRTSGQVADALSAVTAPPLTPAEILQLQQVLPVNKYDQHR, encoded by the coding sequence ATGCAATATCATCAGTTAGGCCCATCAGATCTACATATCAGCGAAATAGCCTATGGCTGTATGTCACTGGGTAACAACGATGCAGACAATGCCCGCCTGGTACATCAGGCCATAGCTGGCGGCATCAATTTTTTCGATACCGCCGATCTGTATGACCATGGCCGGAATGAAACTACCCTGGGAAAAGCGCTGCAAGGCAAAAGAAAAGAGGTTATCATCGCCAGCAAGGTAGGCAACCAGTGGAGGGAAGACGGTAGCGGATGGGACTGGAACCCGCGCCGGGAGTATATCCTGACCGCCGTAGAAGAGAGCCTGCGACGACTCAATACAGATTATATTGATCTCTATCAGCTGCACGGCGGCACTATTGAAGACCCTACGGATGAAACCATTTCGGCCTTTGAAACCCTGCAGCAACAGGGCAAAATCCGGTATTATGGGATCTCTTCCATACGGCCCAATGTGATACGTGCCTTTGCAGACCGTTCCCATATCGTGAGTGTGATGATGCAATACAGTCTGCTGGACCGCAGACCGGAAGAGAGCTGTTTTTCACTGCTGGAACAGCAGGGTATCGGTGTGCTGGTAAGAGGCGCAGTAGCCAAAGGTCTGCTTGTTGGCAAAATACCGGAAGCCTATCTGAATTACGATGCGGCAGCGGTGGCGCGGGTGGCGGAAGCCATTCAGCGTATAGCCACCCCCGATAGAGGTCCGGCGGCAACGGCGCTGCGGTATGTGCTGCAGCAATCGCCTGTAACATCCGCCGTGGTAGGGATGCGCACGTCCGGACAGGTGGCGGATGCGCTCAGTGCAGTCACCGCTCCACCATTGACGCCAGCGGAAATACTGCAGCTGCAACAGGTGCTGCCTGTTAATAAATATGACCAGCACCGCTAA
- a CDS encoding DJ-1/PfpI family protein, giving the protein MRKLKIGMLLFPDMTILDFTGPYDVFVKAPCFEVVLLGETTAPFKVEGGLMVQPTVALADSPQLDILFVPGGKGINQLLTNRTLLDFLRRQALGAKYITSVCTGALVLAAAGLLQGYKATTHWRSLDLLRMLGVEVVEERVVKDRNRITGGGVTAGIDFGLTLTAMIGGEELARIVQLQLEYNPAPPFRAGSPHTAGTPVLQATRELTKLMLEKRRAIIRELLEKQGMPVAPEQ; this is encoded by the coding sequence ATGCGAAAGCTGAAAATCGGCATGCTCCTTTTCCCTGACATGACCATCCTGGATTTCACCGGCCCCTATGATGTGTTTGTGAAAGCCCCCTGTTTTGAAGTAGTACTGCTGGGAGAAACAACAGCACCCTTCAAAGTGGAAGGAGGTTTAATGGTACAACCTACGGTAGCGCTGGCCGATAGCCCGCAGCTGGATATTCTTTTTGTGCCGGGAGGTAAAGGTATTAATCAGCTATTGACCAACCGGACCCTACTGGATTTCCTTCGCCGGCAGGCATTGGGAGCAAAATATATCACCAGCGTTTGCACTGGTGCACTGGTACTGGCAGCAGCAGGACTGCTGCAGGGATACAAGGCCACTACACACTGGCGTTCGCTGGACCTTTTAAGGATGCTGGGCGTGGAAGTAGTGGAAGAGAGGGTAGTGAAAGACCGTAACCGTATTACCGGCGGCGGCGTTACGGCCGGCATCGATTTCGGACTTACGCTCACTGCCATGATAGGAGGGGAGGAACTGGCGCGGATCGTACAGCTACAGCTGGAATATAATCCGGCACCACCTTTCAGGGCCGGCTCTCCACATACCGCCGGCACGCCCGTATTACAGGCTACCCGGGAACTGACCAAACTGATGCTGGAAAAAAGACGGGCCATTATACGGGAATTGCTGGAGAAACAAGGAATGCCCGTAGCTCCGGAACAATGA
- a CDS encoding N-acetylmuramoyl-L-alanine amidase: MTTIQHLTRWGCLAAILCLYTYCARSPYAQTNKIYKQKAKGYARTVREEPGILPGDNGIRPAWWAGTINFNMRKPNMVIIHHTAQNSCEQTLKTFTLERTQVSAHYVVCRDGTIHHMLNDYLRAWHGGLSKWGGITDINSNSIGIELDNNGAEPFQPAQISSLLILLDTLQHRYGIPAANFIGHGDIAPTRKNDPSAYFPWKQLADKGFGLWYNDTSNTTLPASFDKWQALRIIGYDLKDTTAAMKAFKRHFMPQDTISPSPDAENKVLFNVMKKYL, from the coding sequence ATGACTACTATCCAACACCTGACACGATGGGGCTGCCTGGCCGCTATTCTCTGTTTGTATACTTATTGCGCCCGCTCGCCGTATGCACAAACCAATAAAATCTACAAACAAAAAGCCAAAGGATATGCCCGCACCGTACGGGAGGAGCCCGGCATCCTGCCTGGCGATAATGGTATCAGGCCTGCCTGGTGGGCCGGCACCATCAACTTCAACATGAGAAAGCCGAATATGGTGATCATCCATCATACTGCGCAGAATTCCTGTGAACAAACCCTCAAAACATTTACCCTCGAAAGAACACAGGTGAGTGCCCACTACGTAGTATGCCGCGACGGAACTATTCATCATATGCTGAATGATTACCTCCGTGCCTGGCATGGTGGCCTTTCCAAATGGGGTGGGATCACTGATATCAATTCCAATTCTATCGGTATAGAACTGGACAACAACGGGGCAGAACCTTTTCAACCCGCGCAGATAAGCAGCCTGCTCATACTGCTTGATACGCTGCAGCACCGTTATGGTATCCCGGCTGCCAACTTTATCGGACATGGTGATATTGCGCCCACCAGGAAAAATGATCCCAGCGCTTATTTCCCCTGGAAACAGCTGGCAGACAAAGGCTTTGGCCTCTGGTACAATGATACCTCCAACACCACGCTGCCGGCATCTTTTGATAAATGGCAGGCCCTCCGTATCATCGGCTACGATCTGAAAGATACCACTGCTGCCATGAAAGCCTTCAAACGGCATTTTATGCCGCAGGATACCATCAGCCCTTCGCCGGATGCCGAAAACAAAGTATTGTTTAACGTAATGAAAAAATACCTGTAA